ACATCCATGATCGGACAGGTACGGACACGGGGTGATTTTTAATGTGTGTGCCAGTTTGGCTAACAGTCTGAGGCTGTGGACTGTTCTGACTTTGTAGAATCGTCATCTCTTCTATCTGCAGATTGATAAGTATACGCACCTTCGAGCTTCCTATCGTTACATAAACAATATATGACAACTACATTTTGAAGTTACTGTCACTGGCTGTGACGTGAAATCAAAAACGTCGACAGATCAAAGCATTTACATTcgtaaaattacattttattgtacacAGAGTCACGTATAATTCAGGGCAATATCTAAACGTCCTGACACCAGACAGTGAACTTTAAGAGAAGTCTTCATTCCCTGGTTCAAGTTTAAACACTATACTCGGTTGGACTTATCACACTAGACTGGTGTTCTGATTTAATATACACGTGTTCATCGCATTTTACAGTTGCGCGTGGACTCTGAACATGATTCGAAACGCCTTTGTTTTGTAGTAAAATAACAAGTTACAACTTTACATATATAACACAATTTACATACACAGAGACGCACAAACATAGACAggtatagacagatagacacataATTATGCAGACAGACTATAATGTCACAATTTCTGAGTAAATGTTAGTGTTTACATATTATATCTATATTCATACAGTATTTGATTTTATATTACTGTTATAATTTTAGCTACTACACTAAAGTTTATAAATATCAGCTACATACACCTGTGGTCCATGTTGCATGTCCACTGGGCCACTTGCAATGTTTACCTCCGCAATCGGTCCCATGGAAACGACCATCTCTGACCTCCGGTTGTGCTATGACGTTTGCAACATATAACCAGGGTTTATGTGAGGACACATGAAGTACTTTATTTGACTTGTAAGAGTTAAAGCGCCTAAAGTACAATTGTATTGTTTAGTATTTGTTTGGTCGACTCAAGTGGTAAGTGATGCGTAAAACGAATACAGCAATCGTGACCTGTTGCATAGATCTCAATGGCAGCTTGACCCTCAGATTTGATGTCCAAAAATAGTTAGGCTCAGCTGTATTGGCCACAAAATAGTATATAGGGAGGATAAACAGAGCTGTAATATACACAGGTAAAGAATGGActtttttcaaacaaaacattatattaATGTTGTCAGAGCACATCGTCATTCAATTCGAAGTTAGTTGTAGCCTAACACATCTTCTCATGTTGGTGCCTATGGTGAAAATTAGTTGTAATCCTGagaaaaataacagttttacccagtatgtgtatataaatatatgattagGAACTCTGATATACGCAATACGCCATGCCATACAATAGCTGGCTTTGTGAACGTAGTACAATAGTCGCTATGGTTACCTCTGACGCACTGTGAAAGGTTATTCAGGTGTACTCGTAGAGCTGTCACAAGACATTGCCACGTCATATGAACAGGAGACTTGACGGAACTAATcgaaaaaatgttattttccaatTAATCGACTTTCAAAGCAAATAAACCTGAATAAGTAATGATGTACTTAAATAAGTACTTTAAAGCGAACGCATGTACCACTTCAGGGTCTATAGAAGgatctatatatgtgtgttgtACGGTAAGATCACGTCACGTCTAATAAGTTTTACTTGATAAGGGAAAGTCCCCGTGAACTCCCATGGAATCCccgttttgtgttgttttttgctGCACTCGACAACAATTGAACAATAAGGTATTTCGGCAATGTCTAATTggattttgtattgttttgttttcaattgaCTTATTTTGCTTGTGAAAAAAACGGTAGTGTTTACCGTCTTGTTGTTATGACAACGACATTCTTTACTCGTGCTTTTTTAACATTATAATGCATCTTTTGTCTGGATAATGACAGAGGATTTGTGCTCTTCTTGTTTGAATGCCAAACGAcgtctcccccccccaaaaaaaaaaaataagaaaagaaaaatcGTTTATTATACTAATAAGGGGTCTCAAAAAGTCATAATTAGTTAGTGATTAATTAGTCCCGCATCACGCTACTTCTGTAAAAAATAGCGTTATTAGAATTAGCCAATCTGGTTTTAGAAAAAGGACTGCTGTACACAAGGACGAAGCATAATGGGAAGTAAACAAAGTTAGAAGCGTCACTCCTCATCATCACCTGTTTTGGTAGACAATGATATGTTCTCTGTCCATGGACAAAGAACAGATGGAGTCTAAaaagttgtttttctttttctttctttccttcttcCATTGTCAAAATATTCTTCTCTTTCAGATTTGTGTTGAGGTAGCTTATTAGTGAAATGGCTGTATCTAGAGCCGTTTTTATCACGAATATTGGAAGTCTGTCGAAAAAGAAACTTGAAGATTTCGTAAGACTAAACTCTGAACCCAATGCAAAGTTCAACATTTTGTTACATGATACGGACAACTCCATTGGTGCGCTTCTATTGTTTGACGAAGCTGATGGTAAGGCGATTCTCCAATATATGGCGtggaatttgaaaaataaaactaaCTCTTTTAACCGAGAAGTATAGCCACTGGCATCCACGAGTCTTAGAATTCTTCGTGATTCAAACACAGGCGTAGACTAGATGTGCACGTCCAATAATCACGTCTGCTGGAACATTAGGAAAACCAGCAAATAGCATTTAATGACGTATGCACTACCTTACAGTttatatgtctgtgtttgtgttgtcATGTAAATCTTGATTTTTATTTACAAGGACTCGATTTCTTTTACATAGATGCAACAGTGTTCCTTTCTCGAAGTCGAGgtaatttatttcaagtgaGCACTACTAGTAAACAGGCCAAATTAAAGACTGAACTTTGTCaaaatgtaagtattttttAGTGAGCGAGTGTGTCCAAACAAGTATGTGTTTTAATTTTCAAGGTTATACCCGTCCGTTATTACCAGAATGAAGGTAAACTGAAAATGCTATACAGCTTTcaacatattaatacatttcaatatttcaaatatacttATATTGTCTGAGAATGATATATCGTCACTGACCATCCGTGGTGCTACGATAAATAGTTctgtaataaataatatatctaataaatctatgtatggccAGGGGGTGCCGTATTAGTTGTCACTAAGGCATTTCAAGTACAGTATCTTATGCATTCTATCTTCTTTTACTTACAGGTTTTTATTCACGTCACAGCTATATTTTCCCCATGGATAACAGCAATTAAGGATCGTCTGTCCAATCATCTCCCTAAAAACTGTGCTTTTAAAAACTTGACGATGAAAGGAACGGTGGACGAAATCTCGAATTTCGAAATATACCTACAAAAACTCCCAAAAATATTGGGCTTGAAAACACCGGGTAAGAGATAATGAATGGGTTACCGCTTTGTGTTACTAGTTATCTTATGTTGAGAGCTTGATACGGAATAGTCTCAATAttctattttgaaaatgaaaaatgatatcTAAGGTATGCCAATCTTTTTATCATAAATGAAACTTGAATAATCTGTTCATAATGACACATTTAAAAAGTAATCACGAAGAACTAAGATTTGTGATCATGACGAGGACGATAACTATTGTGAAAATGAcgacaacgatgatgatgatgatgatgatcatgatatGAATAAAACTCTGACATGTCCATTTTTATATCTTCACACTCGTTTTGTCTCTTATCAGGTTATGACAGCTGTTCAATTCAACATTGTTTTTGGATGTCTGGACTGACAAACCATCCCTTGGCAAAGTTAAAAGTTGATATTCTTAGTAGCAACATTGGTAGTGTCCTTGATATATACATGGAGGAACAAGACAGAGGGGCAATTATTCTCATGAAAGATGATGGAAGTAAGTTGAATTCTCTGTCTTTAGTATCAAAAGTCTGACTGAGTGGCATGAAAATACGAAATTTATTAGTAGTCTGCTTAGTATATGGgaatcaaagaaaaattaaaatgtacaaaatgactaACACCTAGTCGAAGTCACATATATTTGGGTGATATTATGAAATGTTTGTTCATACTGATTCTTTCAGGTAACTTGACCACACACACTCTTTTATCTTTGTAAGTGTTATATTCTTACTGTGTCAATCTCTCATTTACTTTcagagtcaaaatatatttatgtgtgaTATTTCCAGGGattttgttatatatacaacaaatcaagcttatatgtatgtgttcctTTTCTTCAGACCCAGAACGGGTGAAGCATTTGTTAAGAAACCTATACAAAACACAATCGATTGAGCTTTCGTCGTGCCAGAAGGTAAAGCATTTCAGACTGTAATCGAGGAACATTCTAAAGATCAAGAGTGGTTGAGTATGTGGAGGTATATCAAACTTCCACACTGACCCGTTCACATGGTGGACTTTAACGACAGACGAGTGACCTTGCCACTCTAGTAgcttgtcattttgtttttactgcAAATTAATCAGAAGAAGCCGAAAATGTTAATTGTTAGTTAGTACATAGATTTATGTATTCGCTTAGGAAAATGTCAGCTGTACTTAATTGCGAACTTGAAGTATTAGTCTACAGTACGTTGTCTTCTGTGTACATAATTGATGATTCTCTCACAGTCTGTTCCTAAGTGCAAATCATTTTTATTGGAATGATGTTTTAAACATGATGCTGGCTTTTAAGGGTACCAAACAGAAAAATGGCCATGCTAGTATAAGATAGGATATATTGCAAGTCGAAAAAAGTCATTTAGCtaattttacatgtgttttTCCTGTACATGTTTAGatttttcaatcattcattGCCTGTGGATCGCCATGGCTGGCTGTGGATATCAACAAGACGCAAAGATTGGTAAAGAAGGCAAAAGCAGAGAGTAAGGATGGAAATCTTGAGTTTCAATGCGACAGTTTGGATATCGCCAGTGATCTTCAATCATTATTCGTAAATGAGTACATCTGTGAACTCAAAGACGCAACAAGCCTGGCACTGGATAAACCTATCAATAGTCCAGAAAAaatgggtggtggtggtggtggtggtggtggtggtggtgctccTGCAGCAGCTTCTCCAGACATTGATCAGAGCCTAGTGGTAAATAATGTCTCAGCAAATTCCTATCAAAACAGTAATGCCGACACCACAGACTCAAACACTAATGCCAAAAACTGTAATAAGAATGCAAATAAGGAAACAGGAAAAGACGAAAAAAGTGAGAAATTATTTACAGTTCAGATGGAACGAGACATCGTTGAATACATATCAAAAGCGCAGTCGCGTAGGTTGAAAACAATAGAGTCAAAACACAACGTCACCATCGAGAAGAAAGACGATATGTTCGTTGTCATGGCGAGCAAATCTGGAAGTAAACCCCCAGCCATGTCGAATGCAAAGGAAGAAGTTGAAGAACTCCTTAGAGAAGTAACACAGCAGATGTACCCAGATAATGTAATAGATGCCACAGAGATAGATGTGTCTGTAGGGACAATAAAATCGGTTATTGACAAAGTCAACAGCGAGgaacaatttgtttacattaaGAACGATTTGAACCATTTTGGGATTATTGTATATGGCGAAAAACAACATGTCAAAAATGCAAAGGCTAAAATCAGGAGGTATTGCAAAGACAGAGTGAGTGATTCAAAATTACTAAAAGCCCCTTCAAAGGTTTCAACCAGAAAACCATCACCTACGCAAAAACAGAGCAAAAACACAAGTACCTCACCTAGCACATCTGTTGGGAAGAATACATCAAGCTATGGGTCATCTTCCCACAAGACTATGGCGCATGGATCGAAGCCAAAACAAAATACCCACGATGAATTACAGCAACTTCTCAAGAAAAAGTACTACAGCGTTTTCACCGATGAAGGCATTGAAGTGATATTGAAATATGGTGACATCACTAGAGAAAAAGTTGGTGCGATCGTGAATGCCGCCAACAGTACGTTAGAACACGGCGGGGGAGTCGCAAAGGCGATTGCAAGAGCAGGTGGAACGTCTATTCAAACGGAATCCTGGCAATGGGTTAAGGAGCGTGGCCCATTGGAAGTTTCTGGGATAGCTGTTACGTCGGCTGGTCATTTACCCTGTCACCATGTCATCCACGCCTATGGACCTGACAAGAAGGTCCATGGCAGTGGTATGGTCCCAGAAGGTCTTCTACATCGCACTGCAATTAATGTGTTGGAGTGTGCAAACGACGAGTTGAAGGTCAGATCAGTTGCCATTCCAGCTATCAGCTCAGGTAAGACAACAATTACACTTCTACACCTTAAACTACCGTTAGGTTATGGCAAAATataaagttttgaaaataagatTATCAAAATGTATCACGTGTGAATATCACATTGCTCAGTTGAAATATACTTgtttttaacaacaacaacaacaacaacaacaacaacaacaacaacaacaacaacaagactTGCGAAACAATTGATGAATTAGATAGACAACGGatgttatacaaatatataaataataaccTCATTATGTGTATAATTTGCCAGCAACCCTCAAGGGTGTCTAAATTTATACATGTCATGAATTTGAGTAAGTTACAGGAATTGTACATATGTTCTTTTTTGTTTATCTAAGGGGTGTATGGAATGCCAAGGGAAGACTGTGCAGGGGCAATGTATCGGGCAGTGAGTGATTTCTCTAAAGAGTACTCATCCAGACGTAGGTGCATCATCGAGAGAGTAGTGTTTGTGAATATAGATGACAAGACGAATGCATCATTCATCACCGTGTTCCACCATGAAACAATGAAGAAGGTGCATGGCGATGACAAGGCGACCGACACGTCGAAAGACCCATCCGGAGCTCAGAAATGGAGCACGGTTCCGAGCGACGTCGCCAGCAGTCCTGCCGGAATGGGAGATTGTGATATATGCTGCATTAAAGACATTTCACTGACTAAAATGAACTGTTGTGGTCATCCAATCTGTAGACAGTGTACGAGTAAACACTTCACCGTGTCACCCAAGTGTCCATTCTGCCAGGCGTTCGTTAGTGACACGCGTGGTGACCAACCTAAAGGCGGTCGCATGGACGACTGGGAAGAAAGGACATCATTAGTTGGTTTTCCTGGATGTGGAACTATTGTAATTGAATACTATATTCCAGACGGAGTACAAACTGTAAGTACTAGCAAAACACATTTGTCTGTGTCAGACTCTAAGATTAAATTTTGAGTCACATTGATAGTTCTCTCTTGCTGTTAAGGAGCTAGCGAAAAAGATGGTCCTGACCAAAACAACTATCCTAAACATTTTGTCCCTAGTGATACTATAATAGTAATGTGAGAGCCTGGGATTTGAAGGCCTTAAAGCGTCTTGTATacgtattttgttttcattgttaaTAGAGAGCAGGTCCTGTGAAATTGAGGTATTCTCGGTTTCGGActtttttgcaatatacataaaTGATGAGACATGACTGTTTCGGCCTACATACCATAGCTAAACTATTCAGAATGTTACGTTGGTCTGGGATGTTTTTTCGACGTCGGTAAAAAGGTACTAGTTTACAAGACATTGTAAAGcttatttttataaatatttgactCGTATATCCCCTTTTCTTGTCCGATGGCAGGATAATCATCCGAATCCGGGAAAGCCTTACTTTGGAACAAATAGGAAAGCATACTTACCAGACAACGATGAGGGCAGAGAAGTTCTTGTTCTATTGAGGAAGGCATTCAGCAAAGGACTGATTTTCACAGTTGGCATATCTGCAACAACTGGAAGGGACAACAGCGTTGTTTGGAATGATGTTCACCACAAAACTAGCAGAACAGGGGGTGAAACTATGTAAGTTACCAAAAAATATACTCAGAAGTGAACTTTTACAACAGTATGTAAGCTTTTTCCTGGATATATATGCCCGGAAAAATAAGAATCATAATTTTCGTTACATTATCgactaaaattgcaaaaatcgATACTCTTGAATGTCAATCAATTCAAACTTTACTGGTTAACTGGTTCAGTGTTTATTGCAGATTGATTTTGTTTGGTAAAgcttattttttttcatttcaggtATGGATACCCAGATCCAACTTATTTGAAACGAGTGAAGCAGGAACTGGCATCAAAAGGCATTAAGTAATTGTCCATGGTTAAGTCACCTGGGCTACCTACTAATTTCTAAGTTTTGGTCAAATGAATAGGTCGCAAATAAAACAATGTAAGGATAGTCACTCACGGTCACTGATAATTGATATGCATGTTAATCTTTTGAATTTGGCATAACAAATGTACATAGAGTGAAGAGATTGGGACTTCAGGCTTCAGGATGAGAGAATAGGGAAAGGGGAAAGGGGAAGAGAAGATATTGAACTAAAAGACAAGTGTGTGCAACCACTGCTTTCAAAGCTTggattgatgaaaaaaaaagataggGAGGTGGGAAGAGTTTAGATGAAAGGACATATAGTGTAACTTTGATTCTACAGTGAGAGGGATTGTCTTGCTTAGAGTGTCCTTTGCTGCAAGTTCAACTCTCCATGCCTTGGTATCTCcagaaatatgtatgtgtatgatgtATTAAGCATGTACACTGGCttcaatgaaaaagaaactTCAGTTGaaaaggtgaaaaaaaacaaagagCTAAGTTTGACCATAACTGGAAACTGGCAAAAATTAGGGTGGCGGTGTGCATGTCTAAATCAACCAACTCTATAATCATGCTAagttgtgcatgtgtgttttgtaaaattgaaaaaatacagaCCGAGTATCTTGGATGTTATCAACAACGTTGTAAATGCTTTTTTATTGATATTACAGAATTACTAGTACATAAAAACACAACCTTTCATACAGACTTCAAGAAAAACATTCTTGAATGTAATTCTTCTCTCCTCAAAGAAATGTGAGGTACTTCTTGttagtaattacatgtaagataTAGCTGGTTGTGTTTACAGTACTTTCAAAGTTTAACAAACTTAAAAAATATCTTATAaagtcaaaacttgtcaaattaATGACGAATAATGCAGCTCATTCAAATATGCAAAGGAAAACTCCATGCTAAGAAAGTTAATAATGAAAGCATGCTTTATCATAAATTCTTgaaaaattattgtaaattcaaacatatttttaaagttAAACTCTGTGATGTACTCTCTATTTCCcaaaaaaagatgaaatgatATTTTCCATAACATACAAAGATGTTACCACTTTCTTGAAGGTAACGGAACAAGTGTGAATGACTTGTCTCGGagacaattatatttttaatttagaaCTGGAAATGTGTACTGACTGTACAAAGACATTTCACAGTATAATGATACATGTGTCTGATAATAATATGATTTGAGACTTAATTATTCTTTAAATTATCGCAGTAACTTTTATACTTGTGTAGGGTTATTATTATGATTGtccatcaaaccatacaatggATCAATTAAACAAAGGAAAATAGtataataaaacaatacaagaaTGTCACTTTTGAAGGGGTAATGCCACTCCCGGAAATACCTGTATTTGATTAAACTTTGGTTTCTGAAGAGTCATGTaatgatttcatatcacatacATTTGGCACTtttgccaagaaacatcaaattgaaactctatttcacacCTATTGTTCTCATACTGGTCCACCATTACATCATGGGACtttgaaaacatacatatttattagatgaacactaaATATTCACGACTATTTATCTAAAGGCACTGGACCAGTGTGAGAGCAATACAGGTGAACTATAGTTTCAATTTAATTATTCGTGGAAATCATGTACAATTTATGCGTGATATGAAATCAGGAAATAACTTTCCAGaactcaaagtttatgaaaatacatctacTTTCTGGAGTGACATTCCCCTTAAACTAATTAAATCTGCCTAACTTGCAGTGTTTTTACACGGTCACTGACATGTACTTCAATGGATGCTGTGGCATAATTAATCTCAGACTGAAGCCTAGTAGCTTACTGGATAACACAATATACTTGCATTAGGCATACCAAACTGATTAATAATTTCAGAATCAAATTAATGTCAATACAATTCCATGCAAagtattaaaatcaatatataaatgatatacatTTGTCATTCCAACATGTCAAACATTTATACTTAGTGCTTGCGTGACATGTATATACTGGGTAAAACTCCTGCTAAGAATTCGGATGTaacaaaaaaaccaaacaactgatgatgatgatcatgatgctcatgatgatgatgacgatgacgatgacgataaTGATGTAAACTTTTGATTATCAAATGATTGCCATAGGCTTGGTTATAATGTCCTTTGCTTTGTGCGAGCTCAATTCTCCATGTCTTAGTATCTCCACTACAATATAATCCTAGACTGTGTTTAGTGTGTAatgctgtatacatgtacactggctTGCATGAAAAAGAAATTTCAGGTTACAGAGTCTGACTGTAAAGCtatgatatacaatacatgCTCTAAATAATATCATTAAATACAGGATGTCAAccttaaaatcaacaaaaaagtATGTATCCCtgttgagagagagaaagagagagagagagagagagagagagagagagagagagagagagagagagagagagagagagtactGTTGTAAACATTTAATTTCTACATTGCTAAGGCAAGGTCATAgaaaaatctataaaaaaatgtttagtaatTGAAACACTCACCAAGTTGTTCTGTTTCTGCTGAATGAGTGGTGTGGTAATGCCCTGTCATGAGGATATAGCTATGCATTGCCTTGGTGATATTTGCACCAGTTGTCATAGCAAT
This portion of the Glandiceps talaboti chromosome 7, keGlaTala1.1, whole genome shotgun sequence genome encodes:
- the LOC144437988 gene encoding uncharacterized protein LOC144437988; translation: MAVSRAVFITNIGSLSKKKLEDFVRLNSEPNAKFNILLHDTDNSIGALLLFDEADDATVFLSRSRGNLFQVSTTSKQAKLKTELCQNVFIHVTAIFSPWITAIKDRLSNHLPKNCAFKNLTMKGTVDEISNFEIYLQKLPKILGLKTPGYDSCSIQHCFWMSGLTNHPLAKLKVDILSSNIGSVLDIYMEEQDRGAIILMKDDGNPERVKHLLRNLYKTQSIELSSCQKIFQSFIACGSPWLAVDINKTQRLVKKAKAESKDGNLEFQCDSLDIASDLQSLFVNEYICELKDATSLALDKPINSPEKMGGGGGGGGGGGAPAAASPDIDQSLVVNNVSANSYQNSNADTTDSNTNAKNCNKNANKETGKDEKSEKLFTVQMERDIVEYISKAQSRRLKTIESKHNVTIEKKDDMFVVMASKSGSKPPAMSNAKEEVEELLREVTQQMYPDNVIDATEIDVSVGTIKSVIDKVNSEEQFVYIKNDLNHFGIIVYGEKQHVKNAKAKIRRYCKDRVSDSKLLKAPSKVSTRKPSPTQKQSKNTSTSPSTSVGKNTSSYGSSSHKTMAHGSKPKQNTHDELQQLLKKKYYSVFTDEGIEVILKYGDITREKVGAIVNAANSTLEHGGGVAKAIARAGGTSIQTESWQWVKERGPLEVSGIAVTSAGHLPCHHVIHAYGPDKKVHGSGMVPEGLLHRTAINVLECANDELKVRSVAIPAISSGVYGMPREDCAGAMYRAVSDFSKEYSSRRRCIIERVVFVNIDDKTNASFITVFHHETMKKVHGDDKATDTSKDPSGAQKWSTVPSDVASSPAGMGDCDICCIKDISLTKMNCCGHPICRQCTSKHFTVSPKCPFCQAFVSDTRGDQPKGGRMDDWEERTSLVGFPGCGTIVIEYYIPDGVQTDNHPNPGKPYFGTNRKAYLPDNDEGREVLVLLRKAFSKGLIFTVGISATTGRDNSVVWNDVHHKTSRTGGETMYGYPDPTYLKRVKQELASKGIK